A region from the Polyangiaceae bacterium genome encodes:
- a CDS encoding response regulator, producing MNPDRSAPLNILIVDDNAAFAENLADILDELEGFDVQCTALPSAEAARAFAAEHDVALALVDVHLPDDKGTALLSDIRKGSEHAQVIVITGDATVETAIAAVDGGAFSYIVKPFPPPQLLEKATLALRQATLLRERQELRAELETSEAKHRNLVENVPAFVLALNEHGEIVVWNHFLEEVTGFQREEMLGQLGERFVGGEGDAPLPLKGGGHRLVRWQRAVVTNAPKSRLTYAMGVDVTDEREMLQRTLRSERLAAVGTLAAGLAHEVRNPLNSALLQLQVLERRIAKGKTSPPELAPVVLVVKDEIRRLERLVADFLAFARPSRVELAPHDLNDVADAVVALVAPEAKAKGTKLKVVKAEQPLWVPLDPERFRQVLLNLIRNGVEASGDSGTVTLRLIPTDTEALLEVTDDGPGFPPDAQIFDAFYTTKDTGTGLGLSIVHSLVTAHDGKISAVSQPGNTCFTIRLPLAPVVPSDSSAQYLPPPTDE from the coding sequence ATGAATCCGGACCGGAGCGCCCCGCTCAACATCCTGATCGTCGACGACAACGCCGCCTTTGCGGAGAACCTCGCGGACATCCTCGACGAACTCGAAGGCTTCGACGTTCAATGCACGGCCCTTCCGAGCGCGGAAGCAGCGCGCGCGTTCGCAGCCGAGCACGACGTTGCGCTCGCGCTGGTCGACGTGCATCTGCCTGACGATAAGGGCACCGCGCTGCTCTCGGACATCCGCAAGGGTTCCGAGCACGCGCAGGTGATCGTGATCACGGGCGATGCGACGGTCGAGACCGCGATCGCTGCGGTAGACGGCGGCGCGTTCAGTTATATCGTCAAGCCGTTTCCCCCTCCGCAGTTGCTGGAGAAGGCGACACTAGCGCTGCGCCAGGCTACGCTGCTGCGCGAACGCCAGGAGCTGCGCGCGGAGCTCGAGACCTCCGAGGCCAAGCACCGAAACCTGGTTGAGAACGTTCCGGCATTCGTGCTCGCGCTGAACGAGCATGGCGAAATCGTCGTCTGGAATCATTTCCTCGAGGAAGTGACTGGGTTCCAGCGCGAGGAGATGTTGGGTCAACTCGGGGAACGTTTCGTTGGGGGGGAGGGTGATGCTCCACTGCCGCTCAAAGGTGGCGGGCACCGCCTGGTGCGCTGGCAACGTGCGGTCGTCACGAACGCACCCAAGAGCCGCTTGACGTATGCCATGGGCGTCGACGTCACCGACGAACGCGAAATGCTCCAGCGCACGCTGCGCAGCGAACGCTTGGCGGCCGTCGGCACCTTGGCAGCGGGCCTGGCGCATGAAGTGCGGAATCCACTCAACTCGGCGCTGCTTCAACTCCAGGTTCTGGAGCGGCGCATCGCCAAGGGCAAGACGTCGCCTCCAGAGCTCGCTCCTGTGGTGTTGGTGGTCAAAGACGAGATCCGCCGTCTCGAGCGCTTGGTGGCTGACTTCTTGGCCTTCGCGCGTCCTTCACGGGTCGAGCTTGCGCCTCACGACCTCAACGACGTCGCGGACGCTGTCGTTGCGCTGGTCGCGCCAGAAGCAAAGGCCAAGGGAACCAAGCTGAAGGTGGTGAAAGCCGAGCAACCGCTCTGGGTCCCACTGGATCCGGAGCGTTTCCGCCAGGTACTGCTGAACCTGATCCGCAACGGGGTGGAGGCCAGCGGTGACAGTGGAACCGTCACACTGCGGCTCATCCCCACCGACACGGAGGCATTGCTCGAGGTAACGGACGATGGCCCTGGCTTCCCTCCCGACGCGCAGATCTTCGACGCGTTCTACACCACGAAGGACACTGGGACTGGCTTGGGGTTGTCCATCGTTCACAGCCTGGTGACCGCCCACGACGGCAAGATTTCCGCGGTCTCACAGCCCGGGAACACCTGCTTCACGATTCGCCTCCCGCTCGCTCCCGTTGTGCCCAGCGACAGCAGTGCGCAATATTTACCGCCACCAACCGACGAATAG
- a CDS encoding sigma-54-dependent Fis family transcriptional regulator — protein sequence MSKERILVVDDEANARTALAELLKEEGYFVETAADGFKALSKFEEGHPDLILTDLKMPGMDGVELLQKVRQADPDVEVVVMTAFGAVDTAVQAMRSGATDYLTKPLNMDELVLVLERALERRRLRKEAGDLRVRLAERYSFDNIIGSSPEMQQVFKTIAQVAPSKASVLLTGESGTGKELVAAAIHQHSPRANGPFVRVHCAALAESLLESELFGHERGSFTGADRRREGRFERAHGGTLFLDEIGEIPLATQVKLLRVLQEREFERVGGDQTIQADVRVIAATNRNLKDEVAKGNFREDLFYRLNVINLKLPALRERDSDIPALATFFLNKYSAENAKSVTRIADGALARLTRYNWPGNVRELENVVERAVVMAEGDAIEADHLPPEVKADERDFGIKIPGSTLSDIERFAILETLAAVGGSTSKAAATLGISPRKIQYKLHEYGAAPKSGTPIVED from the coding sequence ATGAGCAAGGAACGCATCCTCGTAGTCGATGACGAAGCCAACGCGCGCACGGCGCTGGCTGAGTTGCTCAAGGAGGAGGGCTACTTCGTCGAGACGGCTGCCGACGGGTTCAAGGCGCTATCGAAGTTCGAGGAGGGCCACCCGGATTTGATCCTCACGGATCTAAAGATGCCGGGCATGGATGGCGTGGAGTTGCTGCAAAAGGTGCGGCAGGCGGACCCAGACGTCGAGGTGGTGGTGATGACGGCATTTGGCGCCGTCGACACGGCAGTCCAGGCGATGCGCTCCGGAGCGACTGACTACCTGACCAAGCCGCTGAACATGGACGAGCTGGTGCTGGTGCTGGAGCGCGCACTGGAGCGCCGCCGGCTGCGTAAAGAAGCCGGAGACCTACGAGTGCGACTCGCGGAGCGCTACAGCTTCGACAACATCATCGGCTCTTCACCTGAGATGCAGCAGGTGTTCAAGACCATCGCTCAAGTGGCCCCGAGCAAGGCCTCCGTGTTGCTGACCGGAGAGTCTGGAACCGGCAAGGAGCTCGTCGCCGCTGCGATTCATCAGCACTCGCCGCGCGCCAACGGTCCGTTCGTTCGCGTCCACTGCGCGGCGCTCGCCGAGAGCCTGCTGGAGAGCGAGCTCTTTGGTCACGAGCGCGGGTCGTTCACCGGCGCTGATCGCCGCCGCGAAGGGCGCTTCGAGCGCGCCCACGGCGGGACGCTGTTTCTCGACGAGATCGGGGAGATCCCCCTGGCCACTCAGGTCAAGCTCCTGCGCGTGCTCCAGGAGCGCGAGTTCGAGCGTGTTGGTGGCGACCAGACGATTCAGGCCGATGTGCGAGTGATCGCGGCCACCAATCGAAATCTCAAGGACGAGGTAGCGAAGGGCAATTTCCGCGAGGATTTATTCTATCGTCTAAATGTCATCAATCTCAAGCTGCCCGCGCTGCGCGAGCGTGACAGCGACATCCCGGCGCTGGCGACGTTCTTCCTGAACAAGTACTCGGCCGAGAACGCCAAGAGCGTCACCCGCATCGCGGATGGGGCGCTCGCCCGCCTCACCCGTTACAACTGGCCGGGCAACGTCCGCGAGCTCGAGAACGTCGTGGAACGCGCGGTCGTCATGGCCGAAGGTGACGCCATCGAAGCCGACCATCTGCCGCCCGAAGTCAAGGCGGATGAACGCGACTTCGGCATCAAGATCCCGGGCTCCACCCTGTCAGACATCGAGCGCTTTGCGATCCTCGAGACGCTGGCTGCGGTGGGAGGCTCGACCAGCAAGGCAGCAGCGACACTGGGTATTAGCCCCCGCAAGATCCAGTACAAACTCCACGAGTACGGCGCGGCGCCGAAGAGCGGCACCCCGATCGTGGAAGACTGA